A DNA window from Paenibacillus andongensis contains the following coding sequences:
- a CDS encoding dienelactone hydrolase family protein, whose translation MWNPDSIMENLYHSYEKKRLQQKQSENAEQTQERLKRSLIKSLNMALVEQDDLRPVLLERIELEDHVRERIEFGTVWGFRVPAFVLIPKRETQRTAAVLALHGHGYGSRQIVGLHPDGTEHTGKPDIHGNYALELVRRGFIVVVPEIIGFGDRRLAADQKDGRVGNSSCQTLASHLHLYGISLAGLRVQEARRTIDYVLSREEVDPARVGCFGFSGGGLIAAYTAAIDERVKATVLCAFVNTFKGSIMHVHHCIDNYLPGVLDYSELPELLGLLAPRPLFVESGQQDPIFPVETAEVAIQYLRQVYAEADAGEKLGVHLFEGVHEVNGSRSYPWLVEALES comes from the coding sequence TTGTGGAATCCAGATTCAATCATGGAAAATCTCTATCATTCCTACGAGAAAAAACGTCTGCAGCAGAAACAATCTGAGAATGCCGAACAGACCCAGGAAAGGTTAAAGCGGAGCCTGATCAAATCTTTAAATATGGCATTGGTAGAACAAGATGATCTTCGTCCTGTTCTCCTAGAGCGCATAGAGCTCGAAGATCATGTTCGAGAGCGTATCGAATTCGGTACGGTCTGGGGGTTTCGAGTTCCGGCTTTTGTGTTGATACCTAAAAGGGAGACTCAACGAACAGCAGCGGTGCTGGCGCTGCACGGACATGGTTACGGTAGTCGGCAAATTGTTGGTCTCCATCCAGATGGAACTGAACATACAGGCAAGCCGGATATTCATGGCAACTATGCTCTGGAATTAGTGAGACGCGGCTTCATCGTGGTCGTGCCTGAGATCATCGGATTCGGAGATCGAAGACTGGCTGCGGATCAGAAGGATGGGCGAGTCGGGAATTCCTCCTGTCAAACGCTTGCCTCACATCTGCATTTATATGGCATCTCGCTGGCGGGATTGCGTGTGCAAGAGGCTCGGCGGACGATCGATTATGTGTTGTCGCGAGAGGAGGTGGATCCAGCAAGAGTGGGATGTTTCGGTTTCTCGGGTGGGGGACTTATCGCTGCATATACCGCGGCAATCGATGAACGAGTCAAAGCAACGGTACTCTGCGCCTTTGTAAATACGTTCAAAGGAAGCATTATGCATGTTCACCACTGCATCGACAATTATTTGCCGGGTGTTTTGGATTATTCGGAGCTCCCTGAATTACTTGGTTTACTTGCTCCTCGCCCACTGTTTGTTGAATCTGGCCAGCAGGACCCCATTTTTCCAGTAGAAACAGCGGAGGTGGCGATTCAGTATTTACGGCAGGTGTACGCTGAAGCGGATGCGGGTGAAAAATTGGGGGTTCATCTTTTTGAAGGTGTTCATGAAGTGAATGGGAGCCGGTCCTACCCTTGGTTGGTTGAGGCTTTAGAATCTTGA
- a CDS encoding aminopeptidase: MTFESNLDKYAELTVRVAVNIQSGQTLWINAPIHHPEFVRLIARKAYQAGAKHVHIEWQDEICTQIKYTYAPDEAFHEYPSWRAQALEELADHNGAYLFIDADDPELLKDIDPSRISANSKAAGAKLVKWRESMSSYQMTWSIIVAPSSAWAKKVFPHLEEEAAISALWDAIFKATRVDQENPIQNWLEHNATLRSKREQLNEKQFRKIHYRAPGTELTVELPANHIWRGGSATNATGGFDFNPNIPTEEVFISPHRMGTQGTVRSTKPLSYQGNLINNFTITFDNGRIVNYTAEQGFESLKSMIEMDEGAHYLGEIALVPHVSPISNSNLIFFNTLYDENASNHLALGRAFPTCIEGGTSMSKEEQENAGLNSSLIHVDFMIGSAEMDIDGEHADGTIEPIFRKGNWAF, translated from the coding sequence ATGACTTTTGAAAGTAATCTTGATAAATATGCGGAGCTAACCGTCCGCGTCGCTGTGAACATTCAATCCGGCCAAACACTTTGGATTAACGCACCTATTCATCATCCCGAATTCGTTCGACTCATTGCCCGTAAAGCTTATCAAGCAGGGGCCAAACACGTACATATTGAATGGCAGGATGAAATCTGCACGCAAATCAAATATACCTACGCGCCTGATGAAGCGTTTCACGAATATCCATCATGGAGAGCGCAGGCGCTCGAAGAGCTAGCTGATCATAACGGTGCCTATCTATTTATTGATGCCGATGATCCCGAATTGCTGAAAGATATCGATCCATCTCGCATTTCCGCAAATTCCAAAGCCGCAGGTGCGAAATTAGTGAAATGGAGAGAAAGCATGTCCTCCTATCAGATGACATGGTCGATCATCGTGGCACCTTCCTCTGCTTGGGCGAAGAAAGTGTTTCCTCATCTGGAAGAGGAAGCCGCGATCAGCGCCCTATGGGACGCCATTTTCAAAGCGACACGCGTAGATCAAGAAAATCCAATCCAGAATTGGCTCGAGCACAACGCGACGCTTCGGAGCAAAAGAGAACAGCTTAACGAGAAGCAATTCCGTAAGATCCATTACCGTGCCCCAGGCACTGAACTAACCGTCGAGCTGCCAGCGAATCACATTTGGCGAGGTGGTTCCGCCACCAACGCGACGGGAGGCTTCGATTTCAACCCGAATATCCCGACAGAGGAAGTCTTTATTTCCCCACATCGAATGGGTACTCAAGGTACAGTACGCAGCACGAAACCGCTCAGTTATCAAGGTAATTTGATCAACAATTTTACCATCACTTTCGATAACGGACGAATTGTTAACTACACCGCTGAACAAGGCTTCGAGTCTCTGAAATCCATGATCGAAATGGATGAAGGAGCTCATTATCTTGGCGAAATCGCACTTGTGCCGCACGTATCACCAATTTCCAACTCCAACTTGATCTTCTTTAATACCTTGTATGATGAGAACGCCTCAAATCACTTGGCACTCGGCAGAGCCTTCCCCACATGTATAGAGGGCGGAACTTCGATGTCCAAGGAGGAGCAAGAGAACGCAGGCCTTAACAGCAGTCTGATTCACGTTGACTTCATGATCGGCTCTGCCGAAATGGATATTGACGGCGAGCATGCCGACGGCACGATTGAACCCATTTTCCGCAAGGGAAATTGGGCATTCTAG
- a CDS encoding helix-turn-helix transcriptional regulator produces MSNKRPNEEVSTLLLYEIERLRRDRPYSMTVNHFHDHYEIYYLLSGKRYYFIQDRSYLIQEGDLVFINKNELHKTRNADVHHHERILLSFDDSWIRSIDEEASTHLLVPFGQKQHIFSLTGTNRTFVENLLFSLLREQKQALGGWQLNSKALLTQLLIFCSRLTDKLSSTQEHPQAQNPKIFEIVAYINEQYRNRLTLASISESFNISPSYFCRSFKETTGFSFIEYLNNVRIREAQRLLRETKLKVIHIAEQSGFDSVAHFGRVFKQVTTQTPLECRKLMRHSL; encoded by the coding sequence ATGAGCAATAAAAGACCGAACGAAGAGGTGTCCACTTTGCTACTCTACGAAATTGAAAGATTGCGCAGAGATCGCCCCTACTCTATGACAGTAAATCATTTTCATGATCACTATGAAATTTATTATTTACTCAGCGGGAAACGCTACTATTTTATACAGGACCGTTCCTATTTGATTCAAGAGGGTGACCTCGTCTTTATCAATAAAAACGAACTTCATAAAACACGAAATGCGGATGTCCACCATCACGAGCGCATTCTACTTAGCTTTGATGATAGTTGGATTCGCTCGATTGATGAGGAGGCATCGACACATTTACTTGTTCCTTTTGGGCAGAAACAGCATATTTTTTCCCTAACAGGTACGAATCGCACTTTTGTTGAGAACCTTCTATTCAGCTTATTGCGCGAACAGAAGCAGGCTCTAGGCGGCTGGCAGCTGAACAGCAAAGCCCTGCTCACGCAGCTGCTCATCTTCTGCTCGCGTCTCACTGATAAGTTAAGCTCGACCCAGGAACACCCGCAAGCTCAGAATCCCAAAATATTCGAAATCGTCGCTTATATCAACGAGCAGTATAGAAACCGTTTGACGTTAGCTTCGATCTCCGAAAGCTTCAATATCAGTCCAAGCTACTTCTGCCGTTCTTTCAAAGAAACGACCGGATTTTCGTTCATCGAATACTTGAACAACGTTCGAATCCGCGAGGCACAGCGGCTGCTGAGGGAAACGAAGTTGAAAGTCATCCACATCGCCGAGCAATCCGGCTTCGATAGCGTCGCTCACTTCGGCCGCGTGTTCAAACAAGTGACCACACAAACGCCGCTGGAATGCCGCAAACTGATGCGCCATAGTTTGTAA
- a CDS encoding phytanoyl-CoA dioxygenase family protein has protein sequence MSRTMFKLSNEQKQHFESEGYLIVKGLFSEQNLAEIDVTFEEISHHTVPGLFEPDLQADGSDPLKRYPRVMHPHRFNETAKKYMLHQPVMEVLADLYDEEALAAQSMFYYKPPGSRGQALHQDNFYLQVEPGNCIAAWTAIDAADDENGGLLVVPKTNTLEIACPDIADAKESFTTHYVKPPKEEKAIPVIMQRGDVLFFNGNLIHGSYRNKTKDRFRRAFICHYANQSATHISDHYRPLYRQNGETVDLEANPNGGPCGEEFQTVYPH, from the coding sequence ATGTCACGGACAATGTTTAAGCTTTCAAATGAACAAAAACAGCATTTTGAATCGGAAGGTTATTTAATCGTAAAAGGATTGTTTTCTGAACAAAATTTGGCTGAAATCGATGTTACTTTTGAGGAGATTAGCCACCATACGGTACCAGGCTTATTTGAACCGGATTTACAAGCGGATGGATCTGATCCGTTAAAAAGATATCCGCGAGTCATGCATCCGCACCGCTTCAATGAGACGGCAAAGAAATATATGCTGCACCAGCCAGTTATGGAAGTGTTAGCAGATTTGTATGATGAAGAGGCGCTTGCCGCGCAAAGTATGTTCTATTACAAGCCGCCGGGTTCCCGCGGGCAAGCGCTTCACCAAGATAACTTCTATTTGCAGGTCGAACCGGGTAATTGCATAGCAGCGTGGACAGCCATTGATGCTGCAGATGATGAGAACGGCGGCTTACTTGTTGTGCCCAAAACGAATACACTCGAAATTGCTTGTCCGGACATCGCAGATGCCAAAGAATCATTTACGACTCATTACGTGAAGCCGCCAAAAGAAGAAAAAGCCATCCCAGTCATCATGCAGCGAGGCGACGTTCTCTTTTTTAACGGGAATCTCATCCATGGCTCTTATCGAAACAAAACGAAGGACCGATTCCGTCGGGCGTTCATTTGTCATTATGCGAACCAATCGGCAACCCATATCAGCGATCATTATCGCCCTTTGTATCGGCAGAATGGAGAGACTGTTGATTTAGAGGCTAACCCTAATGGAGGGCCGTGTGGCGAAGAATTCCAAACGGTTTATCCTCACTAA
- a CDS encoding VanW family protein, with the protein MSYSWIMGLLLLAQPNEVPFRITNDNMGHSIANVQRESYTINLLDVPIIDDERLKRLADVIDKNMYRKPINATINDEGSIVKEIAGSRLNRQAFVEQFYENYYREGPMKFEVPQLSVYPKVDSELLANIRVRPIGYYETYFNSNNKYRFTNIKLAAQAINNYVVQPNETFSFNRVVGVRTRGKGYMPAKIIVRGEFSEGIGGGICQISSTLFNAVDRAGLKIVERYSHSRSVPYVPPGRDATVNWGGPDFTFKNNYNQPILIRAQALPGRVFVSISSSDVINYKPRHVPSASDVLPEEIQAGTNVGQPVP; encoded by the coding sequence ATGAGTTATAGTTGGATAATGGGCTTGCTGCTTCTTGCCCAGCCAAATGAAGTGCCATTTCGAATAACGAATGACAATATGGGTCATAGCATTGCCAATGTGCAGCGGGAATCGTACACAATCAATCTTCTTGATGTACCGATCATTGATGATGAACGATTAAAGCGGCTTGCAGACGTGATCGATAAGAATATGTATCGCAAACCGATTAATGCAACTATTAATGATGAGGGAAGTATCGTGAAGGAGATTGCAGGGTCAAGGCTGAATCGACAAGCTTTTGTTGAGCAATTCTATGAGAATTATTATCGAGAAGGTCCGATGAAATTTGAAGTACCGCAGTTATCTGTATATCCCAAAGTAGACAGCGAGCTGCTAGCGAATATACGTGTGCGTCCCATAGGTTATTATGAGACCTATTTTAACTCGAACAATAAATATCGGTTTACGAACATCAAGCTTGCCGCCCAAGCGATTAATAATTATGTCGTTCAACCGAATGAAACGTTCTCCTTCAACCGTGTTGTTGGCGTTCGGACGCGTGGAAAGGGGTATATGCCAGCAAAAATTATTGTAAGGGGAGAATTCTCTGAAGGGATTGGCGGAGGTATTTGTCAAATTTCTTCTACTTTGTTTAACGCGGTGGATCGTGCTGGTCTCAAAATCGTAGAAAGATATTCGCACAGCCGATCTGTCCCCTATGTTCCGCCAGGTAGGGATGCTACGGTGAATTGGGGAGGTCCTGACTTCACCTTTAAGAACAACTACAATCAACCTATCTTGATAAGGGCTCAGGCTTTACCTGGCCGGGTCTTCGTTAGTATTTCGTCTTCTGATGTCATTAATTATAAGCCGCGGCATGTTCCGAGTGCATCTGATGTTCTGCCGGAGGAAATACAAGCGGGAACCAATGTAGGTCAGCCTGTGCCGTAA
- a CDS encoding Gfo/Idh/MocA family protein, whose translation MKKRYALVGTGGRAEFFYGAIVKDFQETSELVAICDVNQTRMNFTNGLLVNKYEYNAVPTYKADQFEEMIRREKPDYVIVTSVDRTHHTYIIKAMELGCDVISEKPMTVDEEKCQEILDTIKRTGKQLRVTFNYRYAPHNTKIRELIMDGAIGDVHSVHFEWLLNTEHGADYFRRWHRDKRNGGGLLVHKSTHHFDLVNFWLGTRPETVFAMGGLMFYGRENAEKRGVTNFYQRATGNENAKDDPFALHLDKNEHLKGLYLDAEHEDGYQRDQSVFGDGISIEDTMGVMVRYKNKAILTYSLNAYMPWEGFSVQINGSKGRIEMKVVEKSYVNSGGLKEDEGALKEKTIRVFPMFAAPYKVEIEEGVGGHGGGDPILLKDIFDKPSDDRFERAASHVDGAMSILTGIAGNISLRTGQPVAVDKLVAF comes from the coding sequence ATGAAGAAGCGTTATGCACTAGTTGGTACCGGAGGAAGAGCGGAATTTTTCTATGGCGCCATTGTAAAGGATTTTCAAGAAACGTCAGAGCTGGTTGCGATTTGCGATGTAAATCAAACGAGAATGAATTTTACGAATGGCTTACTCGTCAATAAATATGAATATAACGCTGTCCCTACATATAAAGCGGATCAGTTTGAAGAAATGATTCGCAGAGAAAAGCCTGATTATGTCATTGTCACCTCTGTTGATCGTACACATCATACATACATCATTAAAGCGATGGAGCTTGGTTGCGATGTCATTTCAGAAAAGCCGATGACTGTAGATGAAGAGAAGTGTCAAGAAATTCTCGATACCATTAAACGCACAGGGAAACAGCTTCGCGTGACATTCAATTACCGTTACGCTCCGCATAATACGAAAATTCGTGAATTAATCATGGACGGTGCGATAGGTGATGTTCATTCTGTCCATTTCGAGTGGCTGCTGAATACCGAGCATGGGGCGGACTATTTCCGCAGATGGCATCGCGATAAACGCAATGGCGGAGGCTTACTTGTGCATAAATCAACGCATCATTTTGATCTCGTGAACTTCTGGTTGGGGACGCGTCCGGAGACGGTTTTTGCGATGGGTGGCTTGATGTTCTATGGCAGGGAAAATGCCGAGAAGCGCGGTGTGACTAACTTTTATCAACGTGCGACAGGGAATGAAAATGCGAAGGATGATCCATTTGCGCTTCATTTAGATAAAAATGAACACCTTAAAGGTCTGTATTTGGATGCGGAGCATGAGGATGGGTATCAACGCGATCAAAGTGTTTTTGGTGATGGAATTAGTATTGAAGATACAATGGGCGTTATGGTTCGCTATAAAAACAAAGCCATTCTCACCTACTCGCTTAATGCTTATATGCCTTGGGAAGGCTTCAGTGTGCAAATCAATGGCAGCAAGGGTCGTATTGAAATGAAAGTTGTTGAGAAATCGTACGTAAATTCGGGTGGTCTTAAAGAGGATGAAGGTGCATTGAAGGAAAAGACGATCAGGGTATTTCCGATGTTCGCGGCTCCTTATAAAGTAGAAATTGAAGAAGGTGTTGGCGGTCACGGCGGCGGTGATCCTATACTTTTGAAAGATATTTTTGATAAGCCATCCGATGATCGCTTTGAGAGAGCTGCTTCTCACGTTGACGGGGCGATGTCAATTCTGACTGGTATCGCTGGCAATATTTCTTTGCGTACGGGACAACCGGTTGCGGTGGATAAGCTTGTTGCATTTTAA
- a CDS encoding helix-turn-helix domain-containing protein gives MKFDDRSFLAGQFLMQDTYVTKRPEGRNDWLLTFTLEGEGYFNNSGNVRNCKPGDLTLLKPETPQHYGTKKDHVWHFAWVHFPSIFTETNLLPDEELLILTIESDSIRERIHRAFTRILEDSRERGDYWFDLCCSSLREILLITAQKTNKKVDARIEEVLHLLSQQMRQPIRVEDLAQTVGLSPSRLSHLFKASTGYSIIDTLNRMRIQQAVLMLEHTGRSASEVCYDVGFQNYNHFTNQFRKWYGMNPSTFMKERR, from the coding sequence ATGAAATTCGATGATAGATCCTTCTTGGCCGGACAATTTCTAATGCAAGATACCTATGTAACCAAGCGGCCAGAAGGAAGAAACGACTGGCTCCTTACTTTCACACTTGAAGGTGAAGGCTACTTTAACAATTCAGGCAATGTACGAAACTGCAAACCGGGTGATCTCACCCTCCTGAAGCCAGAAACTCCGCAGCATTACGGCACGAAAAAAGATCATGTTTGGCATTTCGCCTGGGTACATTTCCCTTCAATCTTCACAGAAACCAATCTGCTGCCGGATGAAGAGCTGCTTATCCTAACTATCGAAAGTGACTCCATTCGTGAACGCATCCATCGAGCTTTCACACGCATATTGGAGGATTCCCGAGAGCGCGGTGACTATTGGTTCGATCTATGCTGCAGCTCTTTACGGGAAATCCTCCTTATCACGGCTCAGAAAACAAACAAAAAAGTTGACGCGCGAATCGAGGAGGTTCTCCACCTGCTGTCCCAACAGATGCGTCAGCCTATTCGGGTTGAGGATTTGGCTCAGACTGTCGGGCTCTCCCCTTCGAGACTCTCCCATCTTTTCAAAGCCAGCACAGGGTATTCCATTATCGATACGCTTAATCGGATGAGGATCCAACAAGCCGTGCTCATGCTAGAACATACTGGACGGAGCGCCTCAGAGGTTTGTTATGATGTGGGCTTTCAAAACTATAATCACTTCACTAATCAATTCCGCAAATGGTATGGCATGAACCCAAGTACATTCATGAAAGAACGACGGTAA
- the uxaC gene encoding glucuronate isomerase → MKTFLDENFMLTNDTAVHLFHEFAKDLPIIDYHCHLSPKEIYENKQFNNITEAWLYGDHYKWRMMRANGVEEEKVTGEASDYDRFLAWAGTVPMAVGNPLYHWSHMELRTYFGVYDIINEQNAPAIWEKVNAKLAEGGSRARDLITNSKVTVICTTDDPVDSLEYHIKIKEIKDFNTQVLPSYRPDKALEINRATFLPWIGQLEQSAGITISSYDDLLAGLESRAQFFDSVGCKVSDHALDYVPYAAATKEEVDQIFKKALAGSAVSLEEEKKYKAFTLLFLGGVYKKLDWAMQYHINASRNNNGRAFAKLGPDTGFDSINDSPVASALTGLLSSLAVADSLPRTILYSLNARDNEILASLMGSFQGDGIPGKIQLGSAWWFNDTKDGMVSQMKSLANFGLLGRFVGMLTDSRSFLSYTRHDYFRRILCNMIGEWVEAGEFPDDQPLLKQLVQGISYHNAKQYFGF, encoded by the coding sequence ATGAAAACATTTTTAGATGAGAATTTTATGCTTACGAACGATACCGCGGTTCATCTATTCCACGAATTTGCCAAAGATCTGCCGATTATTGATTATCACTGCCATCTAAGTCCTAAGGAAATTTATGAAAATAAACAATTCAATAACATTACGGAAGCTTGGCTGTACGGCGACCATTATAAGTGGAGAATGATGCGTGCCAACGGTGTGGAGGAAGAGAAAGTTACTGGTGAAGCTAGTGATTATGATCGCTTCTTGGCTTGGGCTGGAACGGTACCTATGGCTGTTGGTAACCCGCTGTACCACTGGTCTCATATGGAGCTTCGTACCTATTTCGGTGTTTATGACATTATTAACGAGCAGAATGCGCCTGCCATCTGGGAAAAAGTGAACGCAAAGCTGGCAGAGGGCGGTTCTCGCGCCAGAGATCTCATTACGAATTCCAAAGTAACCGTCATTTGCACAACGGACGATCCGGTGGATTCGCTAGAATATCACATCAAAATTAAAGAGATCAAAGATTTTAATACACAAGTCCTGCCTTCATACCGTCCTGACAAAGCGCTTGAAATCAATCGCGCCACCTTCCTTCCATGGATCGGTCAATTGGAACAATCCGCTGGTATTACGATCAGTTCCTACGATGACCTGCTGGCTGGATTAGAGAGTAGAGCGCAGTTTTTTGATTCAGTTGGATGTAAGGTGTCTGACCATGCCCTGGATTATGTGCCTTACGCTGCAGCAACCAAAGAAGAAGTGGATCAGATTTTTAAAAAGGCTCTTGCTGGCAGCGCGGTTAGTTTGGAAGAAGAGAAGAAATATAAAGCGTTCACGCTGCTGTTCTTAGGAGGCGTGTACAAGAAGCTGGATTGGGCGATGCAGTACCATATCAATGCTTCCCGCAACAATAACGGACGAGCTTTCGCGAAGCTGGGCCCAGACACCGGATTCGACTCGATTAATGATAGCCCGGTAGCAAGCGCCTTAACGGGTTTGTTATCCTCTCTTGCTGTTGCGGATTCGCTGCCTCGAACGATTCTATACTCCTTGAATGCACGAGATAATGAAATTCTCGCTTCCCTGATGGGCAGCTTCCAAGGTGATGGAATTCCTGGCAAAATTCAATTAGGATCCGCTTGGTGGTTCAATGATACCAAAGATGGTATGGTTTCGCAGATGAAATCGCTGGCGAATTTTGGATTGCTTGGCCGATTCGTAGGTATGTTAACCGATTCCAGAAGCTTCTTGTCCTACACAAGACATGACTACTTCCGCAGAATCCTCTGCAATATGATAGGCGAATGGGTTGAAGCAGGAGAATTCCCGGACGACCAACCGCTGCTGAAACAGCTGGTTCAAGGGATTTCCTATCATAATGCTAAGCAATATTTCGGTTTTTAA